The following proteins come from a genomic window of Streptomyces sp. GS7:
- a CDS encoding NUDIX hydrolase: MTGGTPKVSCVFVCHDRGGRVLLARRSAGARDEPGTWDCGAGALEFGETFEAAVGREVYEEYGVRPLGIERIGVRNVLRGDPVTSHWVAVVFAVEVAAEAVRIGEPEKFDAVGWFGPDALPEPLHSQCGESLRLFGAMRADSPPADVS; this comes from the coding sequence GTGACGGGTGGGACGCCCAAGGTGTCGTGCGTCTTCGTGTGCCATGACAGGGGCGGCCGGGTGCTGCTGGCGCGGCGGAGCGCCGGGGCCCGGGACGAGCCCGGCACCTGGGACTGCGGCGCCGGGGCGCTGGAGTTCGGGGAGACCTTCGAGGCCGCGGTGGGCCGTGAGGTGTACGAGGAGTACGGGGTGCGGCCTCTGGGGATCGAGCGGATCGGCGTGCGGAACGTGCTGCGCGGGGATCCGGTGACCTCGCACTGGGTGGCGGTGGTGTTCGCGGTGGAGGTGGCGGCGGAGGCGGTGCGGATCGGGGAGCCGGAGAAGTTCGACGCGGTGGGGTGGTTCGGCCCGGACGCGCTGCCGGAGCCGCTGCATTCGCAGTGCGGGGAGAGCCTGCGGCTGTTCGGTGCGATGCGCGCGGACTCTCCCCCGGCGGATGTGTCCTAG
- a CDS encoding HAD family hydrolase, producing MLIFDADDTLWENNVIFERVIDEFTEWLAGPGLDRRGVRAVLDGIEAANAVTQGYGSKVFLRSLGECVARVRGRAATDGELGRIAEWEAAFTGGRMELIAGVPETLAELARRHELLLLTKGDTEEQQRKVAASGLAGHFRAVHIVPEKNVAAYEEVTREHGLVPEETWMIGNSPKSDILPARSAGLNAVFIPHVHTWVLEHGELDPAVARVLRLEKFAELLRHF from the coding sequence GTGCTGATCTTCGATGCGGATGACACGTTGTGGGAGAACAACGTGATCTTCGAGCGGGTCATCGACGAGTTCACGGAGTGGCTGGCCGGGCCGGGGCTGGACCGGCGCGGGGTGCGGGCCGTACTGGACGGGATCGAGGCGGCGAACGCCGTGACACAGGGCTACGGGAGCAAGGTGTTCCTGCGGAGTCTCGGGGAGTGCGTGGCCCGGGTGCGGGGACGGGCCGCCACGGACGGGGAGTTGGGGCGGATCGCCGAGTGGGAGGCGGCCTTCACCGGGGGCCGGATGGAGTTGATCGCGGGGGTGCCCGAGACGCTGGCGGAGCTGGCGCGGCGGCACGAGCTGCTGCTGCTGACCAAGGGGGACACCGAGGAGCAGCAGCGGAAGGTGGCGGCGTCGGGGCTGGCCGGGCACTTCCGGGCGGTGCACATCGTGCCGGAGAAGAACGTGGCCGCGTACGAGGAGGTGACGCGGGAGCACGGGCTGGTGCCGGAGGAGACCTGGATGATCGGGAACTCGCCCAAGTCGGATATCTTGCCGGCGCGTTCGGCGGGGCTCAACGCGGTGTTCATTCCGCATGTCCACACGTGGGTGCTGGAGCACGGGGAGCTGGATCCGGCGGTCGCGAGGGTGCTGCGGCTGGAGAAGTTCGCCGAGTTGCTGAGGCACTTTTGA
- a CDS encoding alkene reductase, whose product MTTPSTPAPLPTPHRQPLLRPVDLGGLRLPNRVVMAPLTRARAARDGLLPTPMHADYYGRRASAGLIITEATWVSRQAIGFTGVPGIYSAEQVTAWRRVTDTVHALGGRIVLQLWHTGAASHPDHLGGRQPAGPSPVNPRTRSFTPTGFQETVTPRAMTPAEIAGTVADYRAAAHHARRAGFDGVEIAALGTFLIAQFLNPRLNHRTDAYGGDRTRRRRLLLEIVDAVAAPWDGRSVGVRLGPYLDGGDLFRPDAATLADHDDLVTALNDHPVAYLHLRGPDRPAPDTRPDTAAIDRYRHRFHGPLIANNGFDRESANAAIEAGTADAVSFGTHFIANPDLVARFALDREPAAGDPTTYYGGGARGYVDYPVSSWQDGLGRQLRETAEGRTPLGPAAHPGASAAGHLTGGGGADG is encoded by the coding sequence ATGACCACCCCCAGCACGCCCGCACCCCTCCCCACCCCCCACCGCCAGCCGCTGCTCCGCCCCGTGGACCTCGGCGGCCTGCGCCTGCCCAACCGGGTCGTCATGGCCCCCCTCACCCGCGCCCGCGCCGCCCGCGACGGGCTGCTGCCCACGCCGATGCACGCGGACTACTACGGCCGGCGGGCCAGTGCGGGGCTGATCATCACGGAGGCGACCTGGGTCAGCAGGCAGGCGATCGGCTTCACCGGCGTCCCCGGGATCTACAGCGCGGAGCAGGTGACCGCCTGGCGGCGGGTCACCGACACCGTGCACGCCCTCGGCGGCCGGATCGTGCTCCAGCTCTGGCACACCGGCGCCGCCTCGCACCCCGACCACCTCGGCGGCCGGCAGCCCGCGGGACCGTCGCCGGTCAACCCCCGGACGCGGTCCTTCACGCCCACCGGATTCCAGGAGACCGTCACGCCCCGCGCGATGACCCCGGCCGAGATCGCCGGCACCGTCGCCGACTACCGCGCCGCCGCACACCACGCCCGCCGCGCGGGCTTCGACGGCGTCGAGATCGCGGCCCTCGGCACGTTCCTGATCGCGCAGTTCCTCAACCCCCGGCTCAACCACCGCACCGACGCCTACGGAGGCGACCGCACCCGCCGCCGGCGACTGCTGCTGGAGATCGTCGACGCGGTCGCCGCACCCTGGGACGGCCGGAGCGTGGGAGTCCGCCTGGGCCCGTACCTGGACGGGGGCGACCTCTTCCGGCCCGACGCCGCCACCCTCGCCGACCACGACGACCTCGTGACCGCGCTGAACGACCACCCCGTGGCCTATCTGCACCTCCGCGGACCCGACCGCCCGGCCCCGGACACCCGCCCCGACACCGCGGCGATCGACCGCTACCGCCACCGCTTCCACGGCCCGCTGATCGCGAACAACGGATTCGACCGCGAGTCCGCGAACGCCGCCATCGAGGCCGGAACCGCCGACGCCGTCTCCTTCGGCACCCACTTCATCGCCAACCCCGACCTGGTCGCCCGCTTCGCCCTGGACCGCGAACCGGCCGCCGGTGACCCCACCACCTACTACGGCGGCGGAGCCCGCGGCTATGTCGACTACCCGGTCAGCTCCTGGCAGGACGGGCTCGGGCGACAGCTCCGGGAAACAGCGGAAGGCCGGACCCCGCTCGGGCCGGCCGCGCACCCCGGCGCGTCAGCCGCGGGCCACCTCACAGGGGGTGGTGGGGCAGACGGCTGA
- a CDS encoding AfsR/SARP family transcriptional regulator translates to MHSERGATGDWGALVDFDILILGSVELRSDGHRDPLGSAKERLVLAALAIDAGQPVTLDALIHRLWDDNPPAKPRVSLHAYAARIRRRLRGPDGQDHLVQHTHTYTLDVEPERVDYHRYQHLAGQARALTDSGDDERALALLKEADATWRGEALAGLTGWWVENTRAALGEQHLAATLNRIDIEMRRGHFAELVAELTILVERHPTDETLVGHLMVASYGCGRQADALRAYEAARRRLRTELGTDPGEGLARLHRLILRRTPVDGLFTGKRPVAARPVPNNLPSHAELVGREAEMGLLHLPSSEGGVIALQAISGMGGVGKSLLALHAAHRLGKRFPDAQLMLDLRAHSPGAAPLAPEAALTALLRILGVPASGIPQELEELSSLWRTMLSTRRALIILDDAAGPEQLRPLLPGSSPSLIIITSRRRLAGLPGIRSIVLDVLPVDDATELFVRLVGAERAGDPHDVATIVRLCGQLPLALELAAGRLASRPSWTTAHLIQRLSRGEGRLGEFRDSYEEIARTFEMSYVALTVEQQSAFRSLSLHLGQEFGLHAATALTGLPPHASERVLEALLDSHLLQEPAPDRFRFHDLLGEYALTLARAEDTSDQRDRCVARLVDFYLHAADRADRLIYPRRHRLGIRHAADPFPIPPWSGAQEAKSWLAAERTALFTAEHHARTHGRPRTAARLAHALAGFLDSEGYWAEAERMHRHAVEYWRTSGESRPEARALIDLGSTLAHSGRYPEAVERAHQAMALARGAGDTTAEVEAIHLLGVIHWHRGQFEAALDMQHTVLELRRALGDRFQIARSQNNLGITHLFLGQHASSKVCFEDALKGFREVGDSQEESRALNNLSDLHLALGDRDSALRTLQRSLDISMAGGSRSDQAVIQLTLASAFEVPGDLDKALDLYRQALFSFRQLGDRRNECLALNGIGEAFQAAGRSNEAVVHHRGALDLASTIGAAHEQAQAMRCLGVAEAGLGNLRSGLAHLEAAVTLASEVHDPEEKRKSLDALARIRAHNGGTYHNRSLT, encoded by the coding sequence GTGCACAGCGAGCGGGGAGCGACCGGCGATTGGGGGGCGCTGGTGGACTTCGACATCCTCATTCTGGGCTCGGTGGAACTGCGATCGGACGGGCACCGTGACCCGCTCGGCTCGGCGAAGGAACGGCTGGTCCTCGCCGCCCTGGCGATCGACGCGGGTCAGCCGGTCACGCTGGACGCGCTCATCCACCGCTTGTGGGACGACAACCCGCCGGCCAAGCCGCGCGTCAGTCTCCATGCCTACGCCGCCCGGATCCGCCGAAGGCTGCGCGGTCCGGACGGTCAGGACCACCTCGTACAGCACACGCACACCTACACGCTCGACGTGGAGCCGGAACGCGTCGACTACCACCGCTACCAGCACCTCGCCGGCCAGGCCCGGGCGCTGACGGACAGCGGCGACGACGAGCGGGCGCTGGCCCTGTTGAAGGAGGCGGACGCGACCTGGCGGGGGGAGGCGCTCGCCGGGCTGACGGGCTGGTGGGTGGAGAACACCCGGGCGGCGCTCGGCGAGCAGCACCTCGCGGCGACCCTGAACCGCATCGACATCGAGATGCGCAGGGGGCACTTCGCCGAACTCGTCGCCGAACTGACCATCCTGGTCGAGCGGCACCCGACCGACGAGACCCTCGTCGGCCATCTGATGGTGGCCAGTTACGGTTGCGGACGTCAGGCCGATGCGCTGCGCGCCTACGAGGCCGCCCGGCGCCGGCTCCGTACCGAGCTGGGCACGGACCCGGGTGAGGGCCTGGCACGCCTCCACCGGCTCATTCTGCGCCGGACGCCCGTCGACGGCCTCTTCACCGGAAAGCGGCCGGTGGCTGCCCGGCCGGTGCCCAACAACCTCCCCAGTCACGCCGAACTCGTCGGCCGCGAGGCCGAGATGGGGCTCCTTCACCTGCCCTCGTCCGAGGGGGGTGTGATCGCGTTGCAGGCGATCAGCGGGATGGGGGGCGTCGGCAAGTCCCTGCTGGCCCTGCATGCGGCCCACCGACTCGGCAAGCGGTTCCCCGACGCCCAACTGATGCTCGACCTGCGGGCGCACTCGCCCGGCGCGGCACCGCTCGCCCCTGAGGCGGCGCTCACCGCGCTGCTGCGCATCCTGGGCGTGCCGGCCTCCGGCATCCCGCAGGAGTTGGAGGAGCTCAGCTCGCTGTGGCGCACCATGCTGAGCACCCGCCGCGCCCTGATCATTCTGGACGACGCCGCCGGCCCCGAACAGCTCCGCCCGCTGCTGCCGGGCAGTTCGCCCTCGCTGATCATCATCACCAGCCGCCGCCGGCTCGCCGGACTGCCCGGCATCCGCTCCATCGTCCTCGACGTGCTCCCCGTCGACGACGCGACCGAGCTGTTCGTCCGGCTGGTCGGAGCGGAGCGCGCCGGCGACCCTCACGATGTCGCGACGATCGTGCGGCTGTGCGGGCAGCTTCCGCTCGCCCTCGAACTGGCCGCCGGACGCCTGGCCTCCCGGCCGTCGTGGACGACCGCTCACCTGATCCAGCGGCTGTCGCGCGGAGAAGGCAGGCTCGGTGAGTTCCGCGACTCCTACGAGGAGATCGCCCGGACCTTCGAGATGTCCTACGTTGCGCTCACCGTCGAGCAGCAGTCGGCCTTCCGCTCGCTCAGCCTCCATCTCGGCCAGGAGTTCGGCCTCCACGCCGCCACCGCACTCACCGGACTGCCACCGCACGCATCCGAACGCGTCCTGGAAGCGCTGCTCGACTCGCACCTCCTGCAGGAACCGGCGCCGGACCGGTTCCGCTTCCACGACCTGCTCGGCGAGTACGCGCTCACGCTCGCCCGCGCCGAGGACACCTCGGACCAGCGCGACCGCTGCGTCGCCCGACTCGTCGACTTCTACCTCCACGCGGCGGACCGGGCCGACCGGCTCATCTACCCCCGTCGCCATCGCCTCGGCATCCGGCACGCCGCGGATCCGTTCCCGATCCCTCCCTGGTCCGGCGCCCAGGAGGCCAAGAGCTGGCTGGCGGCCGAGCGCACCGCCCTGTTCACCGCCGAGCACCATGCGCGTACCCATGGCCGCCCGCGCACGGCCGCCCGGCTCGCCCACGCACTGGCGGGGTTCCTCGACAGCGAGGGCTACTGGGCCGAAGCGGAGCGCATGCACCGGCACGCCGTCGAGTACTGGCGGACATCCGGCGAATCCCGGCCGGAGGCACGTGCGCTGATCGACCTGGGCTCCACACTGGCTCACTCCGGGCGGTATCCGGAGGCCGTCGAACGCGCGCACCAGGCCATGGCGTTGGCCCGCGGCGCGGGAGACACCACGGCGGAGGTCGAGGCGATCCATCTGCTCGGAGTGATCCACTGGCATCGGGGGCAGTTCGAAGCGGCACTCGACATGCAGCACACGGTGTTGGAGCTGCGCAGGGCCCTCGGTGACCGGTTCCAGATCGCGCGCTCGCAGAACAACCTCGGGATCACCCACTTGTTCCTCGGCCAGCACGCCTCGTCCAAGGTGTGCTTCGAGGACGCCCTCAAGGGGTTCCGTGAGGTGGGCGATTCCCAGGAGGAGTCGCGGGCCCTGAACAACCTGTCCGACCTCCATCTGGCCCTGGGCGACCGCGACTCGGCCCTCCGTACGCTGCAGCGGTCCCTGGACATCAGCATGGCCGGCGGAAGCCGCTCGGACCAGGCGGTCATCCAACTGACCCTCGCCTCCGCCTTCGAGGTCCCGGGCGACCTGGACAAGGCGCTGGACCTCTACCGCCAAGCGCTGTTCTCCTTCCGGCAACTGGGCGACCGGAGGAACGAGTGCCTGGCCCTGAACGGTATCGGGGAAGCCTTCCAGGCCGCCGGACGCAGCAACGAGGCCGTCGTCCACCACCGCGGCGCACTGGACCTGGCCAGCACCATCGGAGCGGCGCACGAACAGGCCCAGGCGATGCGTTGCCTGGGCGTCGCCGAGGCCGGTCTGGGCAACCTCCGCTCGGGGCTCGCACACCTCGAAGCGGCGGTGACCCTCGCCAGCGAGGTCCACGACCCGGAGGAGAAGAGGAAGAGCCTCGATGCGCTGGCGAGGATCCGGGCACACAACGGCGGGACATACCACAATCGTTCACTGACTTGA
- a CDS encoding ATP-binding protein translates to MDPVTVQELFSALTAAAGDRTWQELAGLVHASGPRPAPADPVPDGPGALSRLVAVARAAPGDPDRIHALAQRLAEESWSRPPLARDLRAWLARTGASVSFDAVNTIGGSARLTGPTLQSREVHGGVHFHQVTAPPAPGRLPVPRQLLPGPPHFTGREGDLTALDALLTEKRRAGTGTPLVVVVSGSAGIGKTALTSRWLGGLSEAGAFPDGQLYVDLRGHSQDRPARPGEVLGQFLRAYGIDRIPAELAEQAALWRSATAGLRVAVMLDNALSAAQVRPLLTGAAGSLVVVTSRRRLTSLGVDGAAFHQLGLLAGPSAVELLARRIGAHRVDRERAEAREVAALCAGLPLALCLAGARLAARPQQSLAAMAGVLGEDGGALAALRAEGERAVRTVLDESYRSLPPDAARAYRCLGPAPVGTFDKGVAAVACGLTPAEIGPLLDELIETNLVEDLPPDRIDGAERFRLHDLVRAHANETAARQDAPGDRQAVVRRITDLYLARATAAEALLTPSHRRLRRTYAYEPTPSPVFVDDGAALDWLDSERSHLMAMVRIAAEAGWHATAWQLVDGMFPLFLRLRPYDLWIEAHEIGLAAARRDGDREGESRMLTSGGVGLRGAGHHDTAAEWFAQALRGAQQDGDRRAQAQALHGLGQSHLLAGRWESAASHLTRALALREEIGQHRGAALTRLSLGDLALAEGRPAAAIDPLTRAREELLALRDPYDAARALALLGRAHARASGDHDRAAELLDQALGEFTTTGSVHWQARVWEFLGQTAEERGDASRARDCYQQSLALYEPVSERDARRLRARLPAPGTDPG, encoded by the coding sequence GTGGACCCGGTGACCGTTCAGGAGCTGTTCTCCGCTCTGACCGCTGCCGCCGGGGATCGGACATGGCAGGAACTGGCCGGGCTGGTCCACGCGTCGGGGCCGCGCCCCGCGCCCGCGGACCCCGTACCGGACGGCCCCGGCGCGCTGTCCCGCTTGGTCGCGGTGGCGCGGGCGGCCCCCGGCGACCCCGACCGCATCCACGCTCTCGCCCAGCGCCTGGCGGAGGAATCCTGGTCCCGTCCACCGCTCGCTCGGGATCTTCGAGCGTGGCTTGCGCGGACCGGAGCGTCCGTATCCTTCGACGCCGTGAACACCATCGGCGGATCCGCGCGGCTCACCGGACCCACCCTGCAATCACGTGAGGTGCACGGCGGGGTCCACTTCCATCAGGTCACCGCGCCGCCCGCGCCGGGCCGATTACCCGTCCCTCGTCAACTCCTGCCCGGACCACCGCACTTCACCGGCCGTGAAGGCGACCTCACGGCACTGGACGCGTTGTTGACGGAGAAGCGCCGGGCCGGCACCGGCACCCCGCTCGTCGTGGTGGTGAGCGGCTCCGCGGGAATCGGGAAGACCGCGCTGACCTCCCGGTGGCTGGGCGGCCTCAGCGAGGCCGGCGCGTTCCCCGACGGGCAGTTGTACGTGGACCTCCGCGGACACTCGCAGGACCGCCCCGCGCGGCCCGGCGAAGTGCTGGGCCAGTTCCTGCGCGCCTACGGGATCGACCGGATCCCGGCCGAGCTGGCCGAACAAGCGGCGCTGTGGCGCTCCGCCACCGCTGGACTCCGGGTCGCCGTCATGCTGGACAACGCGCTGAGCGCCGCCCAGGTGCGTCCCCTGCTCACCGGCGCGGCCGGCAGCCTGGTCGTGGTCACCAGCCGGCGGCGGCTGACCAGCCTCGGCGTCGACGGCGCCGCCTTCCACCAGCTCGGCCTGCTGGCAGGTCCCTCCGCCGTGGAACTGCTGGCCCGAAGGATCGGCGCCCACCGGGTCGACAGGGAACGGGCCGAGGCCCGCGAAGTGGCGGCCCTGTGCGCCGGATTGCCGCTCGCCCTGTGCCTGGCCGGCGCTCGGCTGGCCGCCCGTCCCCAGCAGTCCCTGGCGGCGATGGCCGGGGTCCTCGGCGAGGACGGAGGAGCCCTGGCGGCGCTGCGCGCCGAAGGAGAACGGGCGGTGCGCACCGTACTGGACGAGTCCTACCGGTCCCTGCCTCCCGATGCCGCTCGGGCTTATCGATGCCTGGGGCCGGCGCCGGTCGGCACGTTCGACAAGGGCGTCGCCGCGGTTGCCTGCGGACTCACGCCCGCCGAAATCGGGCCGCTCCTCGACGAGTTGATCGAGACCAACCTCGTCGAGGACCTGCCGCCGGACCGCATCGACGGCGCCGAGCGGTTCCGCCTGCACGACCTGGTCCGCGCGCACGCGAACGAGACCGCCGCCCGCCAGGACGCGCCGGGCGACCGGCAGGCCGTCGTACGCCGGATCACCGACCTCTACCTGGCCAGGGCGACGGCAGCCGAGGCGCTGCTCACCCCGAGCCACCGCAGACTCCGCCGTACGTACGCGTACGAACCGACGCCGTCGCCCGTGTTCGTCGACGACGGCGCGGCGTTGGACTGGCTGGACTCCGAACGCTCGCACCTCATGGCCATGGTGCGCATCGCGGCGGAGGCGGGCTGGCACGCGACCGCCTGGCAACTGGTCGACGGGATGTTCCCCCTGTTCCTGCGGCTGCGGCCGTACGACCTGTGGATCGAGGCACACGAGATCGGGCTGGCCGCGGCACGCCGGGACGGTGACCGCGAGGGCGAGAGCCGGATGCTCACCTCGGGCGGGGTCGGGCTTCGGGGAGCCGGACACCACGACACCGCCGCGGAGTGGTTCGCCCAGGCACTCCGCGGCGCACAACAGGACGGTGACCGCCGCGCGCAGGCCCAGGCGCTGCACGGACTGGGCCAGTCGCACCTGCTCGCCGGCCGATGGGAGTCCGCGGCCTCCCACCTCACCCGCGCACTCGCCCTGCGCGAGGAGATCGGCCAGCACCGCGGAGCCGCGCTCACCCGCCTCTCCCTCGGCGATCTGGCACTGGCCGAGGGCCGCCCCGCAGCGGCGATCGACCCGCTGACCCGCGCACGCGAGGAACTCCTCGCCCTGCGCGACCCCTACGACGCGGCGCGGGCGCTCGCCCTGCTCGGCCGTGCCCACGCCCGGGCATCCGGTGACCACGACCGCGCCGCGGAACTGCTCGACCAGGCACTCGGCGAGTTCACCACGACCGGTTCGGTCCACTGGCAGGCCCGGGTATGGGAGTTTCTCGGGCAGACCGCCGAGGAACGCGGAGACGCCTCCCGGGCCAGGGACTGCTATCAGCAGTCCCTGGCCCTCTACGAGCCCGTCAGCGAGCGCGACGCCCGGCGACTGCGGGCCCGATTACCCGCCCCCGGCACGGATCCCGGTTGA
- a CDS encoding M20/M25/M40 family metallo-hydrolase → MSEAQPSRTVTGEDEVVDLCRDLIRFDTSNYGDHSGPGERAAAEYVAEKLAEVGLEPQIFESHKGRASTVARIEGEDRSRPALLIHGHTDVVPANAEDWTHHPFSGEIADGCVWGRGAVDMKDMDAMTLAVVRDRLRTGRKPPRDIVLAFLADEEAGGTYGARYLVDHHPDLFEGVTEAISEVGGFSLTVNENLRLYLVETAQKGMHWMKLTVAGSAGHGSMIHRDNAITELSEAVGRLGRHEFPVRVTKTLRAFLDELGDALGTELDPENMDETLAKLGGMAKLIGASMRNTANPTQLGAGYKVNVIPGQATAHVDGRFLPGYEEEFLADLDRILGPRVQREDVHADKALETTFDGALVDAMQSALQAEDPIARAVPYMLSAGTDAKSFDDLGIRGFGFAPLKLPPELDFAGMFHGVDERVPVDGLKFGVRVLDRFIEQS, encoded by the coding sequence ATGAGCGAGGCGCAGCCGTCCCGTACGGTCACCGGCGAGGACGAGGTGGTCGACCTGTGCCGGGATCTGATCAGGTTCGACACCAGCAACTACGGCGACCACTCGGGACCGGGGGAGCGCGCCGCCGCCGAGTACGTCGCGGAGAAGCTCGCCGAGGTCGGTCTGGAGCCGCAGATCTTCGAGTCCCACAAGGGGCGCGCCTCGACCGTCGCGCGCATCGAGGGCGAGGACCGCTCGCGCCCCGCCCTGCTGATCCACGGGCACACCGACGTCGTACCGGCCAACGCGGAGGACTGGACCCACCACCCGTTCTCCGGGGAGATCGCCGACGGCTGCGTCTGGGGCCGCGGTGCGGTCGACATGAAGGACATGGACGCGATGACGCTGGCGGTCGTGCGCGACCGGCTGCGTACGGGGCGCAAGCCGCCGCGGGACATCGTGCTGGCGTTCCTGGCGGACGAGGAGGCGGGAGGTACGTACGGCGCGCGGTACCTCGTCGACCACCACCCCGATCTCTTCGAGGGCGTGACCGAGGCGATCAGCGAGGTCGGCGGGTTCTCCCTCACCGTCAACGAGAACCTCCGGCTGTATCTGGTGGAGACGGCCCAGAAGGGCATGCACTGGATGAAGCTGACCGTGGCCGGATCGGCCGGGCACGGCTCGATGATCCACCGGGACAACGCCATCACCGAACTGTCCGAGGCCGTCGGGCGGTTGGGGCGGCACGAGTTCCCGGTGCGGGTGACTAAGACGCTGCGGGCCTTCCTCGACGAGCTGGGGGACGCGCTGGGCACCGAACTCGACCCGGAGAACATGGACGAGACGCTGGCCAAGCTCGGCGGTATGGCCAAGCTGATCGGCGCCTCGATGCGGAACACCGCCAACCCGACGCAGCTGGGCGCCGGTTACAAGGTCAACGTGATCCCGGGGCAGGCCACCGCGCATGTCGACGGGCGCTTCCTGCCGGGCTACGAGGAGGAGTTCCTGGCCGACCTGGACCGGATTCTGGGGCCGCGGGTCCAGCGCGAGGACGTGCACGCGGACAAGGCGCTGGAGACCACCTTCGACGGTGCGCTGGTGGACGCGATGCAGTCGGCGCTGCAGGCCGAGGACCCGATCGCGCGCGCGGTGCCGTACATGCTCTCCGCGGGCACGGACGCCAAGTCCTTCGACGACCTCGGGATCCGCGGGTTCGGGTTCGCGCCGCTGAAGCTGCCGCCGGAGCTGGACTTCGCGGGGATGTTCCACGGTGTCGACGAGCGTGTGCCGGTGGACGGGCTGAAGTTCGGTGTGCGGGTGCTGGACCGGTTCATCGAGCAGAGCTGA
- the chpH gene encoding chaplin ChpH — MIKKIVAAATVAGGLVIAGAGLAVADSGAQGAAVNSPGVLSGNAVQAPVHVPVNVCGNTISVIGLLNPAFGNHCCDN, encoded by the coding sequence ATGATCAAGAAGATCGTCGCTGCTGCGACCGTCGCCGGTGGTCTCGTCATCGCCGGCGCCGGTCTGGCAGTTGCCGACTCGGGTGCCCAGGGCGCGGCTGTGAACTCGCCCGGCGTCCTGTCCGGCAACGCGGTCCAGGCACCGGTGCACGTTCCGGTGAACGTCTGTGGCAACACGATCTCCGTGATTGGCCTGCTGAACCCGGCCTTCGGCAACCACTGCTGCGACAACTGA
- a CDS encoding chaplin: MRQVARKGLITMAAAGGVLAMATGYAQADSGAAGVAANSPGVGSGNVVQAPVDVPVNVCGNSVNVVGALNPAFGNDCANGSGGHHGHGHGKHRRPTGGHDANAHGGASNSPGVASGNVVQAPVDVPVNVCGNSVDVVGVANPAVGNDCGNASPAGPGTPHRPGHPPAPGPGTPHSPGQPHHPGTPGQPHHPGGAHGSRPGTPQGPGGAHSPHAPGVGSQHATAPHARGVTPIARGEQLAQTGAGVLGYAVPASAGLLLGGAVLYRRARTVRS; encoded by the coding sequence ATGAGACAGGTCGCGAGAAAGGGCCTGATCACCATGGCCGCCGCGGGCGGAGTGCTCGCCATGGCCACGGGGTACGCACAAGCGGACTCCGGGGCAGCGGGGGTCGCGGCGAACTCGCCCGGTGTCGGATCCGGCAACGTGGTCCAGGCGCCGGTGGACGTACCGGTGAACGTCTGCGGCAACAGCGTCAATGTGGTGGGAGCGCTCAACCCGGCATTCGGCAACGACTGCGCCAACGGGTCCGGCGGGCACCACGGCCACGGCCACGGCAAGCACCGGCGCCCGACCGGCGGGCACGACGCCAACGCCCATGGCGGGGCCTCGAATTCGCCCGGTGTCGCGTCCGGCAACGTGGTCCAGGCGCCGGTGGACGTACCGGTCAACGTCTGTGGCAACAGCGTCGACGTGGTCGGCGTGGCGAACCCGGCCGTCGGCAACGACTGCGGCAACGCCTCGCCGGCGGGACCCGGCACCCCGCACCGGCCCGGCCATCCGCCGGCTCCGGGTCCGGGCACGCCGCACAGCCCCGGCCAGCCGCACCACCCCGGCACCCCGGGCCAACCGCACCACCCGGGGGGCGCGCACGGGTCGCGACCGGGCACCCCGCAGGGCCCCGGCGGAGCGCACTCCCCGCACGCCCCGGGGGTGGGATCGCAGCATGCGACCGCACCGCACGCCCGAGGGGTGACGCCGATCGCGCGCGGGGAGCAGCTCGCGCAGACCGGTGCCGGGGTGCTCGGCTACGCGGTTCCGGCCAGTGCCGGGCTGCTGCTCGGAGGCGCGGTGCTCTACCGCCGGGCGCGTACCGTCCGTAGCTGA
- a CDS encoding DUF5703 family protein, translating into MPEYEFCDVYVPRGVSRKATTRLLTDHAEYGHWELDRLRLNPDGSRRVRLRRRIIRQLRATW; encoded by the coding sequence ATGCCGGAATACGAATTCTGCGATGTGTATGTGCCTCGGGGGGTCTCCCGCAAGGCCACCACACGCCTCCTGACCGACCATGCCGAGTACGGACACTGGGAGTTGGACCGCCTGCGCCTCAATCCCGACGGCAGCCGCCGGGTGCGGCTGCGCCGCAGGATCATCCGCCAGCTCCGCGCCACGTGGTGA